A genomic region of Antennarius striatus isolate MH-2024 chromosome 4, ASM4005453v1, whole genome shotgun sequence contains the following coding sequences:
- the taf3 gene encoding transcription initiation factor TFIID subunit 3, protein MCESYARSLLRVSVAQICQALGWDAVQLTACDLLSDVLHRYIQQLSRACHRYSELYGRTDPVLDDVSQAFRLLGVSLSELEDYVHNLEPVPFVHQLPVFPVSKNNVLQFPQPGVRDTEERKDYIPDYMPPLVSLQEEEEEEEVLADMGTSAEAMQVALEEDEEEMDEDETVNDENHPLKRHLDSPDAAMGMMPTSKRPRMYPGLSPEWGVEPREPLTSLNPQRVPPGMLPSHDSLDPMSPETPSGTLPSFRPVPVVPKHSDQKGLTTPGRKPKASSPGRQRTKSPKGVLPVPMGSSPIHSPKPSKEKKKSPGRMKSPKSPKSPKMGSAKVSQPQSKTDVLHKLPLSALSERMGKENIHMRLNTDDRDLAEGTFKTEPENTAIDDSIDAVIARACAEREPDPFAFSSGSDSDSNGFSSPRRLTIMEPTTPKLLVGPSNSVKDTSTPLHLQAHAGLGNWTMDDSINEVIRKVNQGGPSAPQPNQEEYVSSGSASPPTPEPLLKLFEEKNKIVSPVDVKKKLKKELKTKLKKKEKDKPKDKDREKDKSKLKEKNKEKNRDKNKDFSKDGKMPWKEFGLKDDELFAQRDFTLPEGSIKIKSRDGDGLKKDKEKHKDKKKDKEKNKKDKDKKDKAKDRNKDDKQKQSALAPFALGEVPPLFSPAACLRMPSMLPPLAPLLQDKDVKGKEKDKKKDKKEKKKKKDKEREKAKEKEREKEEKRKEKEREKEKREKEKEKEKERIRLEKVKVETPAALPSPVIPRLTLRVGAGQDKIVISKVVPNSEAKTPIPKTPAAKSGPVNRPRTPPPPPVISPVVPIPPPPASLLPPAPAPLLMISPTPMLSPASSLKTPVRSVVTETVSTYVIRDEWGNKIWICPGCNKPDDGSLMIGCDDCDDWYHWPCAGIHTAPPEDQQWFCVKCSCKKKDKKHKKRKHKLH, encoded by the exons ATGTGCGAGAGCTATGCCCGCTCGCTGCTGCGTGTGTCGGTGGCGCAGATCTGCCAGGCTTTGGGTTGGGACGCGGTTCAGCTCACTGCTTGCGATCTCTTGTCCGATGTCCTGCATCGATATATACAACAGTTATCCAGGGCCTGCCATCGATACTCCGAGCTCT ATGGAAGAACCGACCCAGTCTTGGATGATGTGAGTCAGGCTTTTAGGTTGCTGGGAGTGAGTCTGAGTGAACTGGAGGATTATGTCCACAACCTGGAGCCCGTGCCCTTCGTCCATCAACTACCAGTCTTTCCTGTCAGCAAGAACAATGTCCTGCAGTTTCCTCAGCCAGGAGTCCGAGATACAGAGGAAAGGAAGGATTATATTCCGGATTACATGCCACCGTTGGTCTCCTTACAGGAGG aagaagaggaggaggaggtcctTGCTGACATGGGCACCTCAGCCGAAGCTATGCAGGTGGCAttagaagaggatgaggaggaaatgGACGAAGACGAGACTGTAAACGACGAGAATCACCCACTTAAGAGGCACCTGGACAGTCCTGATGCAGCTATGGGGATGATGCCTACCTCCAAGAGACCGCGCATGTATCCTGGCCTCAGCCCAGAATGGGGAGTGGAGCCCAGGGAGCCCCTTACCTCTCTGAATCCTCAACGTGTTCCTCCTGGCATGCTGCCGTCTCACGATAGCCTGGACCCCATGTCTCCTGAAACACCCTCTGGAACGCTTCCTTCCTTTAGACCTGTGCCTGTCGTACCAAAACACTCTGATCAAAAGGGCCTGACCACTCCTGGAAGAAAACCCAAGGCCTCTTCCCCTGGCAGGCAACGGACTAAGTCCCCTAAAGGAGTCCTTCCTGTTCCGATGGGCAGTAGTCCCATCCATTCTCCAAAACCAtcgaaggaaaaaaagaaatctccGGGAAGGATGAAGAGTCCTAAAAGCCCCAAGAGTCCAAAGATGGGTTCAGCCAAAGTATCCCAACCCCAGAGCAAGACAGATGTTCTGCATAAGCTACCGCTGTCTGCTCTGAGTGAGAGGATGGGAAAGGAGAACATCCACATGCGTCTCAATACGGATGACAGGGACTTAGCTGAGGGTACCTTCAAAACGGAACCTGAAAACACGGCTATTGACGACTCCATCGATGCTGTGATTGCCAGAGCTTGTGCTGAGCGGGAGCCTGATCCTTTTGCTTTTTCCTCGGGTTCGGACTCGGATAGCAATGGATTCTCCAGCCCGAGGAGGCTCACCATCATGGAGCCGACGACACCTAAGCTCCTCGTCGGGCCGAGCAATTCTGTAAAAGACACCTCGACACCACTTCACCTTCAGGCACACGCAGGCCTAGGAAACTGGACTATGGATGATTCAATTAATGAAGTGATACGAAAGGTCAACCAAGGGGGTCCATCTGCTCCCCAGCCAAACCAAGAAGAATATGTGTCGTCAGGTTCGGCCTCACCACCTACACCTGAACCTCTGCTCAAACTGTTTGAGGAGAAGAACAAGATTGTGTCACCAGTAGATgtgaagaagaagctgaagaaggagctcaagacaaaactgaagaaaaaggagaaagataAGCCAAAAGACAAAGACCGGGAAAAGGATAAGAGCAAGTTGAAGGAGAAGAACAAGGAGAAGAACAGGGATAAAAACAAAGACTTTTCCAAGGATGGTAAGATGCCCTGGAAGGAGTTTGGACTGAAGGACGATGAGCTCTTTGCACAGCGAGACTTCACTCTGCCAGAGGGTTCCATCAAGATCAAATCCAGAGATGGAGATGGTCTGAAGAAGGACAAGGagaaacataaagacaaaaagaaggacaaggagaaaaataaaaaggacaaAGACAAGAAGGACAAGGCAAAAGACCGGAATAAAGACGACAAGCAGAAACAATCTGCGTTGGCCCCCTTCGCTCTGGGGGAAGTCCCACCGCTGTTCAGCCCTGCCGCCTGCCTGCGTATGCCCTCCATGCTTCCTCCTTTAGCCCCGCTCCTCCAGGATAAGGATGTAAAGGGCAAAgagaaggacaagaagaaagacaaaaaggagaagaaaaagaaaaaagataaagagcGAGAGAAGGCcaaagaaaaggagagagagaaggaagagaagaggaaagaaaaggagagggaaaaggaaaaacgagagaaggagaaagagaaggagaaagagagaattcGATTGGAGAAG GTGAAAGTAGAAACTCCAGCAGCTTTACCTTCTCCAGTCATTCCCAGGCTGACGCTTCGGGTGGGAGCAGGACAGGACAAAAT CGTTATCAGTAAGGTGGTTCCAAACTCAGAAGCCAAGACTCCGATCCCCAAGACCCCCGCTGCCAAGTCTGGCCCAGTGAATCGACCTCGGACGCCCCCGCCACCCCCAGTTATCTCACCAGTTGTGCCCATTCCGCCCCCACCTGCATCGCTACTTCCACCGGCCCCAGCCCCGTTATTAATGATCAGTCCGACCCCAATGCTCTCTCCTGCATCGTCGCTCAAAACGCCGGTCCGCAGCGTGGTGACTGAGACCGTTAGCACCTACGTG ATCCGAGATGAATGGGGAAACAAGATCTGGATTTGTCCTGGATGCAACAAACCTGATGATGGTAGTCTCATGATCGGTTGTGACGACTGCGATGATTGGTATCATTG GCCCTGCGCTGGGATCCATACGGCCCCTCCTGAGGACCAGCAGTGGTTTTGTGTTAAATGTTCCTGCAAGAAGAAggacaaaaaacacaagaaaagaaaacacaaactgcaTTAA
- the LOC137594485 gene encoding transcription initiation factor TFIID subunit 3-like isoform X2 yields the protein MKHDGFELPDGVININFVHSLFSSFASLRSELYRPHRLPSSVLRCRRKLSAAASCRTSWCADRAGERTDPVLDDVSQAFRLLGVSLSELEDYVHNNKPVHFVHQLSVFPVSKNNILQFPQPGDRDTEERKDYIPDYMPPLVSLQEEEEEEVLADMGTSAEAIQVALEEEEEIHADIDTRKKTKKKNNKDKELYIQISSINVWNE from the exons atgaagcacgatggttttgaactgcctgacggagtaataaacataaatttcgtccactcattgttttCCTCATTCGCCTCCCTTCGTTCGGAGCTATACCGTCCTCaccgtctcccttcctctgtgctccgctgtaggcGGAAACTATcagcggcagcgagctgtcgCACTTCCTGGTGCGCCgacagagcag GTGAAAGAACCGACCCAGTCCTGGATGATGTGAGTCAGGCTTTTAGGTTGCTGGGAGTGAGTCTGAGTGAACTGGAGGATTATGTCCACAACAACAAGCCCGTGCACTTCGTCCATCAACTATCAGTCTTTCCTGTCAGCAAGAACAATATCCTACAGTTTCCTCAGCCAGGAGACCGAGATACAGAGGAAAGGAAGGATTATATCCCGGATTACATGCCACCGTTGGTCTCCTTACAGGAGG aagaagaggaggaggtcctTGCTGACATGGGAACCTCAGCCGAAGCTATACAGGTGGCattagaagaggaggaggagatccaTGCTGACATCGACAcaaggaaaaagacaaagaaaaaaaataacaaggatAAAGAGCTTTATATTCAAATATCCAGCATAAATGTGTGGAACGAGTAA
- the LOC137594485 gene encoding transcription initiation factor TFIID subunit 3-like isoform X1 gives MRFGKGTDWIYYHSKVSEMCESYARSLLRVSVAQICQALGWDAVQLTVCDLLSDVLHRYIQQLARDSHRYSELCERTDPVLDDVSQAFRLLGVSLSELEDYVHNNKPVHFVHQLSVFPVSKNNILQFPQPGDRDTEERKDYIPDYMPPLVSLQEEEEEEVLADMGTSAEAIQVALEEEEEIHADIDTRKKTKKKNNKDKELYIQISSINVWNE, from the exons ATGAGATTTGGAAAAGGAACTGACTGGATTTACTACCATAGCAAAGTCAGCGAGATGTGCGAGAGCTATGCCCGCTCGCTGCTGCGCGTGTCGGTGGCGCAGATCTGCCAGGCTTTGGGTTGGGATGCGGTTCAGCTCACTGTTTGCGATCTCTTGTCCGATGTCCTGCATCGATATATACAACAGTTAGCCAGGGATAGCCATCGATACTCCGAGCTCT GTGAAAGAACCGACCCAGTCCTGGATGATGTGAGTCAGGCTTTTAGGTTGCTGGGAGTGAGTCTGAGTGAACTGGAGGATTATGTCCACAACAACAAGCCCGTGCACTTCGTCCATCAACTATCAGTCTTTCCTGTCAGCAAGAACAATATCCTACAGTTTCCTCAGCCAGGAGACCGAGATACAGAGGAAAGGAAGGATTATATCCCGGATTACATGCCACCGTTGGTCTCCTTACAGGAGG aagaagaggaggaggtcctTGCTGACATGGGAACCTCAGCCGAAGCTATACAGGTGGCattagaagaggaggaggagatccaTGCTGACATCGACAcaaggaaaaagacaaagaaaaaaaataacaaggatAAAGAGCTTTATATTCAAATATCCAGCATAAATGTGTGGAACGAGTAA
- the LOC137594485 gene encoding transcription initiation factor TFIID subunit 3-like isoform X3, translating into MKHDGFELPDGVININFVHSLFSSFASLRSELYRPHRLPSSVLRCRRKLSAAASCRTSWCADRAGERTDPVLDDVSQAFRLLGVSLSELEDYVHNNKPVHFVHQLSVFPVSKNNILQFPQPGDRDTEERKDYIPDYMPPLVSLQEEEEEVLADMGTSAEAIQVALEEEEEIHADIDTRKKTKKKNNKDKELYIQISSINVWNE; encoded by the exons atgaagcacgatggttttgaactgcctgacggagtaataaacataaatttcgtccactcattgttttCCTCATTCGCCTCCCTTCGTTCGGAGCTATACCGTCCTCaccgtctcccttcctctgtgctccgctgtaggcGGAAACTATcagcggcagcgagctgtcgCACTTCCTGGTGCGCCgacagagcag GTGAAAGAACCGACCCAGTCCTGGATGATGTGAGTCAGGCTTTTAGGTTGCTGGGAGTGAGTCTGAGTGAACTGGAGGATTATGTCCACAACAACAAGCCCGTGCACTTCGTCCATCAACTATCAGTCTTTCCTGTCAGCAAGAACAATATCCTACAGTTTCCTCAGCCAGGAGACCGAGATACAGAGGAAAGGAAGGATTATATCCCGGATTACATGCCACCGTTGGTCTCCTTACAGGAGG aagaggaggaggtcctTGCTGACATGGGAACCTCAGCCGAAGCTATACAGGTGGCattagaagaggaggaggagatccaTGCTGACATCGACAcaaggaaaaagacaaagaaaaaaaataacaaggatAAAGAGCTTTATATTCAAATATCCAGCATAAATGTGTGGAACGAGTAA